ttaaatactaaaatttttagcatttttgatgagaatgctctaaacAATCTATAATAGCTAAGAATAAAAGCAACTGTATTAACAAATGATTTTATGACAAATCATAAACATAATAACAATGATAAATGATGTATAAAAACAAGTACGATACCTGCTGGTAAATGACAGTGTCGTAGCAAAGGAGGtgcaatataatattttaataaaaacataactcCCTTAACGAATCACAATAATTATCTCATTCATTAGATAAATTCTCTTtctcattattatatatatgtttttattattattattatcatttattttttatatgtaagaCTCACACATTGTATGAAGAAGGATATATTAGTTATGTAAAAACTTTCTCCATAAATCATGATCCTCGACGAAGTAACGagcaaattttatatattgaacaCGACTTTCGCTATAAAAACTCTATATAATCAACAGTACGACACGAGTCAGATGTGAACAAACAGACCCAATAGAAACACATGTTAGAATCTTGTAGGGTAAGATCACTGAAGAAGGGagaaatcaattgatttttcTAAAGAACCAAAAGCGAAGCAGTATCACATATAATATATGGGATGTAACGGGAACATATACGTATATGTTCCATAGAAATATAGTAAAACTTGCATAACtagcttatcaaaaaaaaaaaaaaaacttgcataaCTATGGTATGTTTTCATGCATGCACATAACTTTGACATTTCTTATAAATTCATAGGTGTCtagaatttaattatttggtgTCTAGTTGTAACCCCATTATGTATAATGTAATTATGTTTGtcttaaactaaaataaataaactttattCTATAGGTTTCTTATCttcattatttatattaacTAAGAAATTGGTAAGTGATGAGTTGAAAATAACACGGGATCGTCATTCCGTGTCTATGATGATTGAAACAAACTAAATGCgttgatgataaaaagtaacGGACAGAGCAATGGTAATGAGTGAGTTGTGTACTTCACAGCTCCCATTCATGACACACTAGCTGTTGCCTATAAATGCCAGAATTCATTATCCATAAAGACGGGAAAACAATTATAAAAGAAGAGGATAGTGTAATCcaaaggtacacacaaatactcACCCAAAAATTGCTCCAaaccatttttctctcttcatcATTCTCTTCCTTTTTGACTTAAGCACCAGAGTGTTTTTGGCAAACACCACACCGGTGTATTAcacttctttctcaaaatttctTGCAGGCTTGGACTGCAGACATGACACACCGCGAGATTGTCCATCCGGTGAGACGAGGTCCTCAACTTGGTGATTTTTTGAATCATCGGGTTGGCGTTATCTATGGGGAACGCTGATCATTCAAAGCCATCTTCCCTAAGTGACAAAAGAGAATCTTGTAGCACAAAATGGATGCTGAACAAGTTGCATAACAAATCCAAGCCTTGACAGTCACCTTGGAAGAAGTGACTCGCCAAAATGAAGAACTAAGGAGAGCCGCTGAATCCCTGAACGAGGAACAACAACGGATCCTGGAGAACCAGAATGAAGAAGAGCGTTGGAGGATCGAAGGAAACCATAATGAGAAAGCATCGAATAGCCAGGCGAACAAAAGGACgagaaaaccaaaagaaaactcGTTAAGGATTTAGAGTGAGCTTCGCAACATAAGGAGGGAGATTAACAAACTCAAGAATGCGATAAAAGACAGAGCCGTGGAGAACTTGGACGGAATGATCTGAAGAGGACGGACTCACCATTCACCACAAAAGTGTTGAATTGTCCACTCCCTCCAAAGTTTCGTCTTCCTTAATTAAAGTCCTTTAACAGCTTAAGAGATCCCTTGGATCACATTGAGTCGTTCAAGACTTTGATGCTCTTACAGATGACCTCAGAAGAAGTAATGTGCAGGGCCTTCCCAACAACGCTGAAGGGTGCAACTGGGGTGTGGTTTGGCAAACTGCCTTTTGGCACCATTGCGAACTTTGATCAGCTTAACAAAGGTTTTGTTCGTCATTTTATTGGCAGACAATGACACAAGAAGCCAACTAGGCATTTTCTCAATATACGCCAAGCAAAGGGAGAATCACTAAGAAAATACGTGACGTGCTTCAACAAAAAGTTGCTATAGGTGGACGATGCGGAAGAACAAGTAATCCTGACGACCTTCCAAGTAGGGTTGTTACCAGGagatttcttcttctcaatGACCAAGAGTCCGCCAAAAACATTAGCAGAATTACTTCACAAGGCCTAGAAATATATGAATGTAGAGGACGCAGTAATTGCCAAAGGAGTGACaactaaaaggaaaagagacAAAGGAACTAGTGACAACCCTGATAGGAAGAAGGAAACATGGAGTATTGGGCATGCATTTGATAAAAAGAAGAACTTCCCTGATCGAAGACCTAGGTTTACTAGTTTCACTCCTCTTGTGATGCCTATTGAGCAAGTATTGATATAGATAAAGGACGAACCAGCTCTGCAATGGCTTAGACCCATTCGCGTCCCAGCAGAAGTGAGAGGCAAAAGCAAGTACTGCAAATTCCACCAGGACCACGAGCATCGCACTGGCGAATGCAAACACCTGAAGGACCAAGTAGAAACATTAATCCATCAGGGAAAATTGCAGAACTTTGTACGAAAAACTGAACCGTATAGAAAACAACAAAGGGACGGGAAGGAAAAGGAGCTAGAGACGGGGGGCAATAAAGACCCCTTAGGAGAAATGAGGATGATCTTAGGAGGATTGGTAGCAGGAGGATCCTCTAGATCACTAAAGAAGGCATATGCCAGAGAAGTAAACAATGTACACTCACAGTTCCCACCTTAAAAAACACCTAGGTACAACGAACCGAACATCATCTTTTCTGAAAAGGACTCTCGTGGCGTTAGACAGCCCCATGATGATCTGCTAGTTATAATGCTCAGGATGGAAGAGTTCAACATGCATCGGGTACTAGTAGACAATGGAAGCTCAGTGGACATCATCTATCTGCCTGCTTTCCAATAAATGAAATTGAACAAAGAAGGGCTTTGGCCATTCACTTCCCCATTGGTAAGTTTCATCAGGGACAGGGTTATTCCCAAAGGCGTTGTTAAACTAACTGTGGTTGCAGGCACTTATCCAACACAAGTCTCCAAGGAGATTGATTTCTTTGTGGTAGATTGCCCATCCACATACAATGTTGTCCTTGAACGACCAACGCTCAACAGGTTGAAAGCGGCAACGTCGACCTATTACCTAAAGGTTAAAATCCCTATAGCCCATGGCATAAGGGAAATCAAAGGAGACCAAGCCCTTGCAAGAGAATGTTATCAAGCTGCCCTAATGTCAGGGGAAAACCACACATGGATGATAGACGAACCTAAACCAGTACCCAAACCATCATAGGTACCACAGGAAATTGAGGTTGTCCCCGAAGATTCGTCTAAAGTCTTGAAAGTAGGCTCGGCACTTTCAGCTTCAGAGAAGGAGAAGATAACGAACTTCTTggaagagaaccaagacgtTTTCACTTGGAATCATGAAGATATGTCAGGAATTGATAGAGGAGTCATCCATCATCATCTCAATGTTAATCCAAAGTGCAGACTAGTGTAGCAAAGACGAAGAATATTTGCACCTGAATGCAATAAAGCAGCAGCAGAGGAGGTTGAAAAACTCCTAGAAGCAAGCTTTATAAGAGTAGTGTTCTACCCTGAGTGGCTAGCCAATGTAGtgatgataaagaagaataacAACAAGGGGAGAATGTATATCGACTTCACAGATTTCAACAAAGCATGCCCGAAGGATAGCTTCCCCTTACCCAAGATCGACCAACTAGTGGATTCAACTGTCAGACATAAGCTTTTAAGCTTCATGGACACCTTCTCCAGCTATAATAAAATCATGATAGACGAGGGAGATCAAGAGAAGATCACATTCATCactagccaagggttgtattgttACAAGGTGATGCCTTTCGAATTGAAGAATGTTGGAGCCACATACCAGAGGTTGGTGAACTGCATTTTCTCTCATCAGATAGGAAGAAATTTAGaagtgtatgtagatgatatgttggtgaaaagcaaTGACGAAGCGAACCACTTGGACCACCTGAGGGAAACCTTCGACACACTACATAAGTACAAGATGAAACTAAACCCTTCAAAGTGTGTCTTTGCAGTCTCATCAGGGAtgttcttgggattcatggtatcTCAACGGGGCATAGAGGCTAATCCAGACAAGATAAAGGCAATAATGGAGGTAAAGTCCCCTAAGACAGTAAAGGAGGTATAGAGTTTAATAGGAAAAGTTGTTGCGTTGAACATCTCTTGAGCGATAGACAAGTGCCTATCCTTCTTCAATGTCTTGAAGAAGGCATTTCAGTGGACAAACGAGTGTGAGGAAGCcttgatgaagttaaagaagtaCCTAATGCAGCTGCCATTGTTAATTCCTTCAATAACAGGAGAAAAGTTGCAACTCTATTTGGCAGTATCCAACATAGCAGTAAGCTCGGCACTGatccaagaagaagaagacatgcAAAGGCCAGTATAGTACACTAGCCAAGCATTTCAAGGAGCTGAAGAAAATTATCTAAGGTTAGAAAAGATTGCTTTTACCCTAGTAGTTGCTTTTAGAAAATTGTGCCACTACTTTCAGGCAGATCCCATCATCGTCATAACTTGCCAACTGATAAGAAAGACGATGAACAAGATCGACACAGCAGGGTGCCTCGTCCAATGGGCTATAGAGCTTGGCCAGTTCGACATAGAATATCGGTCTCGAGTAGCAATCAAAGCCCAGGtctttgttgattttattgcagAATTCACTTATcctcaagaagaagaggagCCCTAAAAGAATACATGGACGGTCCAAATAGATGGTTCCACCACCAAGAAGGCTGAAGAAGCAGGTGTGGTCCTCATATCACCTGAAGGAGAAATCCTAAAATATGCAGTCAGATTAAAATTCCTAGAAAccaataatgaagccgagtatgaagTGCTTCTAACAGGATTGAGTTTCGCAAAAGTCCTCGAAGCCAAGACCCTCATTGTCCAAACAAATTCTCAGCTTGTAGTTGGCTAGGTAAAAGGAGACTATGAAACGAAGGAAGAAAGAATGCAGAAGTATCTTGAGATCGTCAAAGAACTCCTACAATATTTCAACAGTGCCGAGCTCTAGCAGATCCCCCGTGCAGAGAACGGTGAGGTTGATTTCTTGGCGCGACTAGCATCGTCAATGAGTATGGAATATATCCTGAATTATGCATGGAAACAAGGGGACAACCCAGCACTGAGGGAGAACGAGTGATGAAGATACAAGAACAAGACGAATGGATGACTTCCATCGTCCGTTATTTGAGAGAAGGATGACTCCCAGAAGACGAGAACGATGCACGAAAGTTACAGATTAGAGATTCTTGCTTTGTCCTTATTGACGACGCCCTTTACAGACGAGGACATTCCCTCCCTTATCTTCATTGTGTTAACAAGGAAGAAGCCAACTACACACATCGAGAGATACATGAAGGGATCTGTGGTAACCACACAGGAACAAGATCTTTGGTGGTAAAAACACTTAAAGCAGGGTATTACTAGCTCACATTACAAAAGGATGAATATGAACTCATCAaagtatgtgaccaatgccaacaCTTCGCGAATGTCCAAACAAGACCAGGTGAGCCAATGAGGCCGATAACCACTTcgtggcctttcgctcaatgggggaTCGACATAATGGGACCACTCCTTATAGGAAGGAAGCAGTTAAAGTTCCTCATCGTCGCAATTGACTACTTCATGAAGTGGGTCGAAGCTAAGCCAACAACGACGATCATAAAAGCCAAAATTACCAGCTTTAAATGGAAGAACGTAGTCTACAAGTTCGGCATTCCAAATGTAATCGTATCAGACAATGGGAAGCAGCTCGACAACCCCAAGTTTTGAGAATTTTGCCAAGATTTAGGCATAAAAAACCACTACTCTTCCCCAAAACACCTTCAAATTAATGGTTAAACAGAAGTCTgctcaaaattaccaaaattcggcttgagggggcaaagggggCATGGCCAGAAGAGCTAACTAAATGTTCTATGGGCATATAGGATGACCACAAGAGTGCCAACAAGAAAAACACCATTTAGACTAACATTTGGAACTGAAGTCGTCATACCAACGGAAATAGGACTAATGAACATCCAAGTCAAAACATACGAAGAGCAAAAGAACCACCAAGAACTCAACAATAATTTGGATCTGATCGACGAGGTGAGAGACGAAGTTTCGAAGCAGATGGAAAAGTACAGGGGAGTAATGGCCAGATACTACAACAAGAAGGTGAAGCTGAGAAGATTCAACGTTGGTGATCTTGTCCTTAGGAAAATCTTGCAGGCAATAAAGGACTTGTCCCAAGGGAAGCTAGGCCCAACATAGGAAGGACCCTACTCGGTCATCCACCACTCCAGAAAAGGATTATACAACTTGAAGACCCTGGATGGCCAGGAACTACCTCGTCCATGGAACACAGAACACTTAAAGAGATATTACCTATAAGAACAATCCCCAAGTATTCCAAAATGTTTACagtatttacttttatttttcttctttttgttattatctGCTTTACATAGAAGAAAGAATGTTTTGTTTCTCTATCAATAAAACATACGCAGGAGTACTATTTAGGAATTATACATAGTAGATTCTTCCATTATGAACTATTGGCCAAATCGTCATTAATACATGacattgaaaaatattaatatgtATTAACAAACACCACTCATGCATGAaataaagttattaatacataacaaaatcttcattCATACctgaattaaaataattttattaatacataacaaaattgtcattcatacatgacttaaaataatgttatttataCATAACAAAATCGCCATTTATACATGACTTAAGGTAatgttattaatacataacaagATCGTCATTCATACATGACTTAAGATAATGTTATGAATACATAACAAGATTGTCATTTATACATGACTTAAAATAATCCATAACAAAAGCGTCATTCATACATGACGTAAAGTaatgtgaatgcatgacttgaaataatgttattaatacataacaagGTCATCATTCATGCGTGACTTAAAGTGAAGTTATTGATAGACAACAAGATCATCATTTCTATATGGCTAAACGGAAGTTATCAATACATGACAACTTCATCATTCATACTTGACTTAAAATAATGTCATTAAATAACTGGACCGTCATTCATACATGACCTAATAAAACTATTTATGTATAACAATATCGTtgaagttattaatacataagaAATTCTTCATTCATgcataattcaaaataaagttgttaaTACGAAACAAGTTCGTCATTTGCACATGACCTAATAATACCTACAACTTCGTCAAGAGATTGTTTGGCACATGGCCACGATCATCCAATATGTGCAAGAATAAAGAAACTCAAAATAGACAAGTCCAAGGatttgttccaaaaaaaaaaatctgcttaAAAGAAAGCAAGCAGATGTACTCAAAATAGCGAGCCCTGGAGATTAATAGTGTTtttatcttgaaaaaaaatgaatgaatttttCTAAGGCAAAGCAGAAGATGATGGATCAACACGATCAGTTTCTTCAGCAACAGCCTTTTCACCACCTTCTCCATCCCCCTCCGCGAACTGACGATCAACTAATACCTCCTTCTTAACCACTTCCATATCAAGGTTAGCGAAGTCTAGTTCTAGATGATGCTTAGCCAAATATTTTCTGAAGAGTTCAAAACCCCTTAAGCAGTAGTCGCACAACTTGTTTGAGTACTCGTCAGAAGTTTTGAACTTCTCTACCACCTCTATCCCTGCCTTCTCAACCTTCGAAAGAGCCTCGTCTATTTGCTTATCTTTCAACCTTGAGAAAGCCTTCTTAGTGTCAATGCTCCTCTCTAGAGTCGTCAA
This genomic stretch from Castanea sativa cultivar Marrone di Chiusa Pesio chromosome 1, ASM4071231v1 harbors:
- the LOC142630658 gene encoding uncharacterized protein LOC142630658; the protein is MGPLLIGRKQLKFLIVAIDYFMKWVEAKPTTTIIKAKITSFKWKNVVYKFGIPNVIVSDNGKQLDNPKMTTRVPTRKTPFRLTFGTEVVIPTEIGLMNIQVKTYEEQKNHQELNNNLDLIDEVRDEVSKQMEKYRGVMARYYNKKVKLRRFNVGDLVLRKILQAIKDLSQGKLGPT